In Drosophila innubila isolate TH190305 chromosome 2R unlocalized genomic scaffold, UK_Dinn_1.0 1_C_2R, whole genome shotgun sequence, the following are encoded in one genomic region:
- the LOC117784193 gene encoding uncharacterized protein LOC117784193 isoform X1: MNYQKASETHSPSSFKKPKRATGNNNNNSNSGIQNFWNERIMERFIKANLFIICCVAAGLLLIVYLGAFSCEVSWLLEAHGELPIAAYTLCTLFFVMFVATTILIHGLVSGLCWPLFAWSVVIGLLSIPELVLVMLMTTQHWGLQSVHGLTELTSYLIRLIINCLALICVIPTGIKWRRETQVLNQLQGLATRLSLQTPAPSVPMTKADSRRSSQRMSGFENAGYQLCDETKLPLGSGLNNHHNQFGSQNEFNASMFAPAMAQQFQLPGQRGGGAGAGAHRAQSLMDLRCTLPGMYNPRHVLDTEDKNAKYFNITIDDLKNNLQDSHKASPPSLIGSTNNDPIYCSIEPKQLTPPPAQLRHYQHQQHHHQQQQQSAPTKLSRNCISLENLDGINKVQNDLAAYGNNLLQNYTQQQQYYLAMLLNNPLQQQAAAAAAAGLYRRPSACSSTGHGGHGGHTMLTAQPHPIQLQLQRRGSQQQLQYYGGFGYANYANPYITANSKLSLGNESDDYRKYRDVAL; encoded by the exons ATGAATTATCAGAAGGCCAGTGAAACGCATTCACCGTCCTCGTTCAAGAAGCCAAAACGGGCGAcgggcaataacaacaacaacagcaacagtggcatacaaaatttttggaACGAACGCATCATGGAACGTTTTATTAAGGCGAATCTATTCATTATCTGTTGTGTGGCAGCTGGTCTCTTGTTG ATCGTGTATCTGGGTGCATTCTCATGTGAGGTCTCTTGGCTGCTGGAGGCACACGGGGAACTCCCCATTGCCGCCTACACCCTCTGCACTCTCTTCTTTGTAATGTTTGTGGCAACAACGATATTGATTCATGGCCTGGTCAGCGGCTTGTGTTGGCCACTGTTCGCCTGGTCGGTGGTAATTGGACTGCTATCAATTCCAGAACTGGTGCTCGTGATGCTCATGACCACACAACATTGG GGTCTGCAATCGGTGCATGGACTCACGGAGTTGACTTCCTACCTGATCAGGCTGATCATCAATTGTCTGGCCCTGATCTGCGTCATTCCCACAGGCATTAAGTGGCGTCGGGAGACGCAGGTGCTGAATCAGCTGCAGGGATTGGCGACTCGTCTCTCCCTACAGACACCAGCTCCCAGTGTGCCGATGACAAAGGCGGATTCGCGACGTTCCAGCCAGCGGATGAGCGGCTTCGAGAATGCCGGCTATCAGCTGTGTGATGAGACGAAGCTGCCATTGGGATCGGGACTTAATAATCATCATAATCAATTTGGATCACAGAATGAGTTCAATGCCAGCATGTTTGCGCCTGCCATGGCTCAGCAGTTTCAGCTGCCAGGACAGCGTGGAggtggagcaggagcaggagctcATCGTGCTCAATCCCTGATGGATCTGCGCTGTACTCTGCCCGGCATGTACAATCCACGTCATGTGCTGGATACGGAGGACAAGAATGCCAAGTATTTCAATATAACCATTGATGATTTGAAAAACAATCTACAGGATTCGCATAAAGCATCGCCGCCATCTTTGATTGGCAGCACCAACAATGATCCCATCTATTGCTCCATTGAGCCCAAGCAGCTGACTCCGCCACCTGCCCAACTGCGTCATTatcaacaccaacaacatcatcatcagcagcagcagcagtcagcTCCAACAAAGCTGTCGAGGAATTGCATCTCCCTAGAGAATCTCGATGGGATTAATAAAGTGCAAAACGACTTGGCCGCCTATGGCAACAATCTGCTGCAGAACTacacacaacagcagcagtattATCTGGCCATGCTGCTCAACAATCCGCTGCAGCAACAGGCGGCGGCTGCAGCAGCCGCCGGACTCTATCGTCGTCCCTCCGCCTGCAGTTCGACGGGTCACGGCGGACACGGCGGCCACACGATGCTCACCGCTCAGCCTCATCCAAtccaactgcagctgcagcgacGCGGCTcccagcagcaactgcagtaCTATGGAGGCTTCGGTTATGCCAACTATGCCAATCCCTATATCACCGCCAACAGCAAATTGTCGCTGGGCAACGAATCCGACGATTATCGCAAGTATCGCGATGTGGCTCTCTAA
- the LOC117784193 gene encoding uncharacterized protein LOC117784193 isoform X2 — MERFIKANLFIICCVAAGLLLIVYLGAFSCEVSWLLEAHGELPIAAYTLCTLFFVMFVATTILIHGLVSGLCWPLFAWSVVIGLLSIPELVLVMLMTTQHWGLQSVHGLTELTSYLIRLIINCLALICVIPTGIKWRRETQVLNQLQGLATRLSLQTPAPSVPMTKADSRRSSQRMSGFENAGYQLCDETKLPLGSGLNNHHNQFGSQNEFNASMFAPAMAQQFQLPGQRGGGAGAGAHRAQSLMDLRCTLPGMYNPRHVLDTEDKNAKYFNITIDDLKNNLQDSHKASPPSLIGSTNNDPIYCSIEPKQLTPPPAQLRHYQHQQHHHQQQQQSAPTKLSRNCISLENLDGINKVQNDLAAYGNNLLQNYTQQQQYYLAMLLNNPLQQQAAAAAAAGLYRRPSACSSTGHGGHGGHTMLTAQPHPIQLQLQRRGSQQQLQYYGGFGYANYANPYITANSKLSLGNESDDYRKYRDVAL; from the exons ATGGAACGTTTTATTAAGGCGAATCTATTCATTATCTGTTGTGTGGCAGCTGGTCTCTTGTTG ATCGTGTATCTGGGTGCATTCTCATGTGAGGTCTCTTGGCTGCTGGAGGCACACGGGGAACTCCCCATTGCCGCCTACACCCTCTGCACTCTCTTCTTTGTAATGTTTGTGGCAACAACGATATTGATTCATGGCCTGGTCAGCGGCTTGTGTTGGCCACTGTTCGCCTGGTCGGTGGTAATTGGACTGCTATCAATTCCAGAACTGGTGCTCGTGATGCTCATGACCACACAACATTGG GGTCTGCAATCGGTGCATGGACTCACGGAGTTGACTTCCTACCTGATCAGGCTGATCATCAATTGTCTGGCCCTGATCTGCGTCATTCCCACAGGCATTAAGTGGCGTCGGGAGACGCAGGTGCTGAATCAGCTGCAGGGATTGGCGACTCGTCTCTCCCTACAGACACCAGCTCCCAGTGTGCCGATGACAAAGGCGGATTCGCGACGTTCCAGCCAGCGGATGAGCGGCTTCGAGAATGCCGGCTATCAGCTGTGTGATGAGACGAAGCTGCCATTGGGATCGGGACTTAATAATCATCATAATCAATTTGGATCACAGAATGAGTTCAATGCCAGCATGTTTGCGCCTGCCATGGCTCAGCAGTTTCAGCTGCCAGGACAGCGTGGAggtggagcaggagcaggagctcATCGTGCTCAATCCCTGATGGATCTGCGCTGTACTCTGCCCGGCATGTACAATCCACGTCATGTGCTGGATACGGAGGACAAGAATGCCAAGTATTTCAATATAACCATTGATGATTTGAAAAACAATCTACAGGATTCGCATAAAGCATCGCCGCCATCTTTGATTGGCAGCACCAACAATGATCCCATCTATTGCTCCATTGAGCCCAAGCAGCTGACTCCGCCACCTGCCCAACTGCGTCATTatcaacaccaacaacatcatcatcagcagcagcagcagtcagcTCCAACAAAGCTGTCGAGGAATTGCATCTCCCTAGAGAATCTCGATGGGATTAATAAAGTGCAAAACGACTTGGCCGCCTATGGCAACAATCTGCTGCAGAACTacacacaacagcagcagtattATCTGGCCATGCTGCTCAACAATCCGCTGCAGCAACAGGCGGCGGCTGCAGCAGCCGCCGGACTCTATCGTCGTCCCTCCGCCTGCAGTTCGACGGGTCACGGCGGACACGGCGGCCACACGATGCTCACCGCTCAGCCTCATCCAAtccaactgcagctgcagcgacGCGGCTcccagcagcaactgcagtaCTATGGAGGCTTCGGTTATGCCAACTATGCCAATCCCTATATCACCGCCAACAGCAAATTGTCGCTGGGCAACGAATCCGACGATTATCGCAAGTATCGCGATGTGGCTCTCTAA